DNA from Chloroherpetonaceae bacterium:
AAAGAAAATTTCTGAGATGGAAATTCAATTGGCTGAAAACACCGATCACGAAAGTGATGCATACGCTAAACTGATTGAACGGTTTTCGGAAGCTACCGAGCGATTCGATCACTTGGGCGGTTATAAAATGCAAGGTGATGCCGAAAAGGTGTTGATTGGATTGGGCTTTTCAAAAGAAGACTTCGAAAAAAAGGTCAAGGAGTTTTCGGGTGGATGGCAAATGCGGCTGCTAATTACGAAGCTACTTTTGAGCAAACCCACGCTGCTGTTTTTGGATGAACCAACCAACCACTTGGATATCGATTCACTCCATTGGCTCGAAAATTATCTCCTTGATTTCGATGGCGGGTATATCATTATCTCGCACGACCGTTTCTTTTTGGATAAGCTCACCACCAAAACGCTCGAAATCAGCTTAAAGAGAATCACAGAATACAAAGGCAATTACACTTTCTTCGAAAAGGATAAAGCTGAGCGTTATGAAATTCAAATGGCGAAATTGGAGAATGATCAAAAGAAAATTGAGCATCTGCAAAAGTTCGTCACGCGCTTTAAGGCAAAGGCAACAAAGGCCACCCAAGCGCAAAGCCGCATGCGGATGATTGAAAAACTGCAAGAAAATTTGGAAGCCCCAGAGCAAGACCTTTCGCAGATTTCATTTCGTTTCCCTAAAGCTTTGCCTTCAGGAAAATTGGTGATGACATTAGAAGGGATTTATAAGGTATATCCGATTCCAACCGGAGGCACAAAAATTGTCTTTAACGATCTCTCGTTGGAAATCAACCGCGGCGATCGCATTGCAATTGTAGGTTCAAACGGGGCAGGAAAATCAACCTTCTGTAAAATTCTTACCGAAGAAACTGACTTTCAAGGCAAGCGCAATGTGGGTCATAATGTGAGTATCGGTTACTATGCACAGCATCAAGCAGAACTCTTGGATACCAATAAAACCGTGCTTCAAGAAATGCTTGACCACGCGCCAGACTCGGAAGCGCGTAAATCGGTACGCGATATTCTTGGCTGCTTTCTCTTTTCCGGAGACTCCGTTGAAAAGAGAATTGGTGTGCTTTCAGGCGGTGAGAAATCGCGCGTGGCACTTGCGAAACTTTTACTTCAGGCTTCAAACCTCTTGATTCTTGACGAGCCGACAAACCACTTGGATATGCGCTCGAAAGAAATGCTGATTGAATCGCTTGAAAATTATGACGGAACCCTGCTCATCGTCTCTCACGATCGGTACTTTTTGGATTCACTGGTGGATAAGGTTTTTTATGTCAAAAAGGGCGGCGTAAAAACTTATCTCAATTCCTATCAAGAGTTTTTGCAAAAGCTTGAAGCGGAATACGCCGAGCAAGATGCTGCAGCGAAAGACGCAACAAAAAAATCAAATGCTCCTAAACCGGCTGAACCCGTAAAAACAAATACACAAGGCGCAAATAAACCGCAAGCCTCCACAACGAATGGCTCAGCATCGAAGCCGGCAAATGGTCAAGAGAAATCACTGACAGCGGCGAATTCAAAACAAGTGTCAAAGATTGAATCGAAAATTAATAAGTTGGAAGATGAAAAGATGAAATTGGAATCAATAATGGCAGATGCCGATTTCTACCGCGATTCGCAAAAATCAAAAACCACGCTTGCAAGCTATCAATCGACGGTTGTTGAACTCAATGCGCTTTATGCAGAGTGGGAAAAACTCAACGCCTAACCAATAACATCAATGGCATACGATTTTAATGAGGTGATTGAAACGCTCCGAATGACGGAGGTTGAGCACTTCGATATTCGCACCGTGACACTCGGCGTTAGCCTGCGAGATTGTGCCACGCATAGCCTTGAGCTTGCAAAAGAAAAAATCCGCACGAAGATTATGCGCCGTGCTGAAAAGCATTTATCTGCCGCTGCGGAAGTTGAACACATGTTTGGCATTCGAATTGCCAATAAACGCCTATCCATCACACCGCTTTCGATTCCCTTCGATCAATTTCGTGAGCATGAATTGATTGAACTCGGCGTGGTGCTCGATCGCTGCGCTGAAGAGCTTGGGGTTGATTTCATCGGTGGCTATTCGGCCTTGGTTGAAAAGGGAATGACCGATGGCGAGCTCGCATTAATTCGCTCCGTGCCAGAAATGATGAGGCGCACGAAGCATATTTGCTCCAGCATCAATGTCGCGACAACCAAAGCAGGCATTAATATGAACGCCGTTTATGAGGTGGCGAAAATGATTAAGCACCTTTCGGCCCATACGCCGCGGGCTGAAGGCTGCTGTAAGTTTGTGGCATTTTGCAATGTACCGGAAGACAATCCATTTGTTGCGGGTGCGTTTCACGGCATCAGCGAGCCCGATGTCACGCTCAATGTTGGCATTTCCGGTCCGGGTGTGGTGCTTTCAGCAATCCGCGAAGCAGGGCAGTGCGATTTCCCCACACTTGCCGAAGTTATCAAGCGCACCGCATTTAAGATAACCCGTGCCGGCGAACTCATTGGAAGAAAAGTGGCAGAGAAGGAAGGCATCCCTTTCGGCATCGTGGATATTTCACTTGCGCCGACACCGGCTTGGGGCGATAGCATCGCCGAGATTTTAGAAGCAATCGGCGTTGAAGCCGTCGGCGCACCGGGCACGACAGCAGCGTTGATGCTCTTGAATGATAGCGTCAAAAAAGGCGGGATGATGGCGAGCGCTTTTGTCGGCGGAATGTCTGGCGCGTTTATTCCGGTTTCAGAAGATGCAGCGATGATTCGCGGGGTGGAGATGGGCTCGCTTTCAATTGAAAAACTTGAGGCGATGACAAGCGTCTGCTGTGTCGGGCTTGATATGGTGGCGGTTCCGGGCGATACAAGCGCAGAAACCCTTGCAGGAATTATTGCCGATGAATGTGCAATTGGTGTTTCAAACAACAAAACAACAGCCGTTCGGATTATTGTACCGCCCGGCGCGAAAGTCGGCGATACCATTGATTACGGCGGGCTGCTTGGAAAAGCCATTATTATGCCTGTGAGTCAATTCAGCTCAAAAGGTTTTGTCACTCGCGGA
Protein-coding regions in this window:
- a CDS encoding PFL family protein → MAYDFNEVIETLRMTEVEHFDIRTVTLGVSLRDCATHSLELAKEKIRTKIMRRAEKHLSAAAEVEHMFGIRIANKRLSITPLSIPFDQFREHELIELGVVLDRCAEELGVDFIGGYSALVEKGMTDGELALIRSVPEMMRRTKHICSSINVATTKAGINMNAVYEVAKMIKHLSAHTPRAEGCCKFVAFCNVPEDNPFVAGAFHGISEPDVTLNVGISGPGVVLSAIREAGQCDFPTLAEVIKRTAFKITRAGELIGRKVAEKEGIPFGIVDISLAPTPAWGDSIAEILEAIGVEAVGAPGTTAALMLLNDSVKKGGMMASAFVGGMSGAFIPVSEDAAMIRGVEMGSLSIEKLEAMTSVCCVGLDMVAVPGDTSAETLAGIIADECAIGVSNNKTTAVRIIVPPGAKVGDTIDYGGLLGKAIIMPVSQFSSKGFVTRGGRIPATTRAMSN
- a CDS encoding ABC-F family ATP-binding cassette domain-containing protein, whose protein sequence is MLEARNLYLTIGTKELFKDSSFRIGDTDKVGLVGLNGAGKSTLLKFLAGEMPSQTLHTEGQILKSASTKIGYLPQEISFEAELEKTAMEYALEANAELHLLGKKISEMEIQLAENTDHESDAYAKLIERFSEATERFDHLGGYKMQGDAEKVLIGLGFSKEDFEKKVKEFSGGWQMRLLITKLLLSKPTLLFLDEPTNHLDIDSLHWLENYLLDFDGGYIIISHDRFFLDKLTTKTLEISLKRITEYKGNYTFFEKDKAERYEIQMAKLENDQKKIEHLQKFVTRFKAKATKATQAQSRMRMIEKLQENLEAPEQDLSQISFRFPKALPSGKLVMTLEGIYKVYPIPTGGTKIVFNDLSLEINRGDRIAIVGSNGAGKSTFCKILTEETDFQGKRNVGHNVSIGYYAQHQAELLDTNKTVLQEMLDHAPDSEARKSVRDILGCFLFSGDSVEKRIGVLSGGEKSRVALAKLLLQASNLLILDEPTNHLDMRSKEMLIESLENYDGTLLIVSHDRYFLDSLVDKVFYVKKGGVKTYLNSYQEFLQKLEAEYAEQDAAAKDATKKSNAPKPAEPVKTNTQGANKPQASTTNGSASKPANGQEKSLTAANSKQVSKIESKINKLEDEKMKLESIMADADFYRDSQKSKTTLASYQSTVVELNALYAEWEKLNA